In Candidatus Angelobacter sp., the following are encoded in one genomic region:
- a CDS encoding thiolase family protein has translation MKTERLVIVDGVRTPFAKIGTDLAGLGADELGRIAVNALLTRTGLDPNRIDEVIFGCVCQPVDAVNVARVIALRAGIPQSVPAVTVHRNCASGCEALTQAYERFAAQRGSIFVVGGAESMSQIPLLFKQSAAVKFAALSKAKSFGQRLRLLASFRPSDFQPRIGLQLGLTDPVCGLNMGETAEVLAREFGVSRQQQDEFALESHRRALAARDKLAEEICPVYAETGVVGHDNGPRPNQTLEALARLKPVFDRKTGTVTAGNSSQITDGAVALLVMSESMAAKMDFAPLGSLAGYSYAGCDPSRMGLGPVFAIAKAELSTGLAIADADLIEINEAFAAQVLAVLLAMDSEKFARKMLHRETSMGAVPAEKLNVNGGAIALGHPVGATGARLILTSLKELKRRKAKRALVSLCVGGGQGAAIWLEAP, from the coding sequence ATGAAGACAGAGAGACTCGTCATTGTGGATGGAGTCCGGACTCCATTCGCCAAAATCGGCACAGACCTTGCCGGGCTCGGCGCCGATGAACTGGGCCGGATCGCGGTCAACGCCCTTTTGACCCGCACCGGCCTGGACCCGAACCGGATTGACGAGGTAATCTTTGGCTGCGTGTGTCAGCCAGTGGATGCGGTCAACGTCGCCCGGGTCATCGCTCTGCGCGCCGGCATCCCCCAGAGTGTTCCGGCGGTCACCGTTCACCGCAACTGCGCCTCCGGATGTGAAGCGCTGACGCAGGCTTATGAACGATTTGCCGCGCAGCGTGGCTCGATATTCGTCGTAGGGGGCGCGGAAAGCATGTCACAGATTCCGCTGTTGTTCAAACAATCTGCCGCCGTGAAGTTCGCGGCGTTGTCGAAGGCGAAATCCTTCGGACAGAGGTTGCGTCTGCTCGCATCGTTCCGGCCGTCGGATTTTCAGCCTCGAATCGGATTGCAACTCGGCCTCACCGACCCGGTCTGTGGTTTGAACATGGGCGAAACGGCCGAAGTTCTGGCTCGTGAATTTGGCGTCTCGCGCCAGCAACAGGATGAATTCGCACTGGAGTCTCATCGGCGCGCCCTCGCTGCGCGCGACAAATTGGCGGAAGAAATCTGCCCGGTCTATGCGGAGACGGGCGTCGTCGGCCACGATAATGGGCCGCGACCCAACCAAACTCTGGAAGCGCTGGCCAGGCTCAAGCCTGTTTTCGACCGTAAGACCGGTACTGTAACGGCAGGCAACTCGTCACAAATCACGGATGGCGCTGTGGCATTACTTGTGATGTCTGAATCGATGGCCGCCAAAATGGATTTCGCCCCGCTCGGGTCTCTCGCGGGTTACAGTTACGCCGGCTGCGATCCGTCACGAATGGGCCTCGGTCCGGTGTTCGCCATCGCGAAAGCGGAACTGAGCACGGGTCTGGCCATCGCCGACGCGGACCTCATCGAAATCAACGAAGCCTTCGCCGCGCAAGTGCTTGCCGTTCTCCTGGCGATGGACTCGGAGAAGTTTGCGCGCAAGATGCTGCACCGCGAGACCTCGATGGGGGCGGTCCCCGCTGAAAAGCTCAATGTGAACGGCGGCGCCATCGCACTCGGTCATCCGGTGGGCGCGACGGGTGCGCGTCTGATTTTGACGAGCCTGAAGGAATTGAAGCGGCGAAAGGCGAAGCGCGCGCTTGTGTCGCTCTGCGTTGGCGGCGGGCAGGGCGCGGCAATCTGGTTGGAGGCCCCATGA